One window of the Maylandia zebra isolate NMK-2024a linkage group LG19, Mzebra_GT3a, whole genome shotgun sequence genome contains the following:
- the LOC143414030 gene encoding uncharacterized protein LOC143414030 — MEIFLTKGGTRGKKIRGLMLAISKHDNIHTRRACILKSLCIYLNEDYEKLIKEYLDTDSEAKSCMEQTVMGVYVIQKEGAEPEDDPEDVGVLIEGVEANTDLGNIAQACALLFGLVYCLNLSYPPELKCTFEVLQKILLNLDGQKLSSKAQFLKNKLMG; from the exons ATGGAAATCTTTCTGACCAAAGGAGGGACACGTGGAAAGAAAATAAGAGGTCTCATGCTTGCCATCTCCAAG caTGACAACATCCATACCAGACGAGCATGCATCTTGAAGTCTTTGTGCATCTACCTAAACGAAGACTATGAGAAGTTAATAAAGGAGTACTTG GATACGGACAGCGAGGCAAAAAGCTGCATGGAGCAAACTGTGATGGGGGTGTACGTCATCCAGAAGGAGGGTGCTGAACCTGAAGATGACCCAGAGGACGTTGGTGTCCTGATTGAGGGTGTGGAGGCTAACACTGATTTGGGTAACATTGCACAAGCATGTGCTCTGTTGTTTGGACTCGTATACTGTTTGAACCTGAGCTACCCACCAGAACTTAAATGCACCTTTGAAGTCCTCCAGAAGATACTTTTAAATCTTGATGGACAAAAGCTGTCTTCAAAGGCACAGTTTCTGAAAAACAAGCTTATGGGGTGA